In the Ictalurus punctatus breed USDA103 chromosome 7, Coco_2.0, whole genome shotgun sequence genome, one interval contains:
- the LOC128632995 gene encoding general transcription factor II-I repeat domain-containing protein 2: MSLSKPAMKRKVGDEHRQFQEKWETEYFFVEHRGIPTCLICTDKLAVHKEYNIRRHYSTRHAEEYAKYQGDEREDRVAKLKTCLLRQPDFFKKASKESDAAVEASYVVSEMIAEAGKPFKDGEFIKQCMLQAASIVCLEKKGQFSNISLSANTVAERISDLSDNIYDQLREKARHFHSYSVALDESTDVTDTAQLAIYVRGVGDNFEVMEDLLTMIPMHGQTTGQEIFHQLCDAIVDAGLLWKSFAGITTDGAPSMTGRRNGLVALVQRKLEEEGVEEAIALHCIVHQQALCSKCLKFDNVMSDVVKCINYIRSRGLKHRQFRTFLEEIESAYEDVLYFTEVRWLSRGDVLKRFFELRAEVRAFMDKDGMAVPVLSDPKWLMDLAFLVDITQELNVLNKKLQGQGQLVSVAYDSVRAFSTKLVLWKAQLSQTNLCHFPACKALMDSGTPFSGEKYADTILKLQEEFDHRFADFKTHRATFQIFADPFSFDVEDAPPCGSVGAN, from the coding sequence ATGTCTCTTTCAAAACCTGCCATGAAGAGAAAGGTTGGCGATGAGCACAGACAATTTCAGGAGAAGTGGGAAACggaatatttttttgtagaGCACAGGGGCATTCCGACGTGTCTAATATGCACAGATAAACTTGCAGTGCACAAGGAGTATAACATCAGACGTCATTACTCAACTAGACATGCTGAGGAGTATGCAAAATACCAGGGAGATGAGCGAGAGGACCGGGTCGCCAAACTGAAAACATGTCTACTGAGGCAACCAGATTTTTTCAAGAAAGCAAgcaaagagagtgatgcagcagtcgAAGCTAGCTACGTGGTGAGTGAGATGATTGCTGAGGCAGGAAAGCCATTCAAAGACGGCGAGTTCATCAAACAGTGCATGTTACAGGCTGCAAGTATAGTCTGTCTGGAAAAGAAAGGTCAGTTTAGCAACATCAGCCTTTCAGCCAACACAGTGGCAGAGCGCATTTCTGACCTGTCGGATAACATTTACGATCAACTGCGTGAGAAAGCTAGACATTTCCATTCATACTCAGTCGCTCTTGATGAGAGCACAGACGTCACTGACACTGCGCAGCTCGCAATATATGTCCGTGGTGTTGGTGACAATTTTGAAGTGATGGAGGATTTGCTCACAATGATTCCAATGCATGGCCAGACCACCGGTCAGGAGATATTCCACCAGCTGTGTGATGCCATTGTGGATGCCGGCTTACTATGGAAGAGTTTTGCTGGAATAACAACCGACGGAGCGCCATCGATGACGGGGAGGAGAAATGGACTGGTGGCACTTGTTCAAAGAAAACTGGAAGAGGAGGGTGTGGAAGAGGCCATTGCTTTGCACTGCATTGTCCATCAGCAGGCCCTTTGCAGCAAATGCCTTAAGTTTGACAATGTGATGTCTGACGTTGTGAAATGCATCAACTATATCAGATCCAGGGGCTTAAAGCACCGGCAGTTCCGCACCTTTTTGGAGGAAATAGAGTCAGCATATGAGGATGTGCTCTACTTCACCGAGGTACGTTGGCTTAGCAGGGGGGACGTCTTGAAGAGGTTTTTTGAGTTGAGAGCAGAAGTGAGAGCCTTCATGGATAAGGATGGGATGGCTGTTCCTGTACTAAGTGATCCCAAATGGCTAATGGACTTAGCTTTTCTTGTTGACATCACACAGGAGCTGAATGTACTGAACAAGAAGTTACAAGGCCAGGGCCAGCTTGTCAGTGTTGCATATGACAGTGTCAGAGCATTCTCTACAAAACTTGTGTTATGGAAAGCCCAGCTTTCTCAGACAAACCTCTGCCATTTCCCAGCGTGCAAGGCGCTCATGGATTCAGGCACACCATTCAGTGGTGAGAAGTATGCTGATACCATTCTAAAGCTACAGGAAGAATTTGATCACAGGTTTGCAGACTTCaagacacacagagccacgTTTCAAATTTTTGCTGACCCCTTCTCCTTCGATGTAGAAGATGCCCCCCCCTGTGGTTCAGTTGGAGCTAATTGA